The region CACTTGTCGAGCTGATGATAGTGGTCGCCGTTATGGCGATTATGTCTGCCTTTGCCTTTCCGGCATTTCAAGACTGGATGGTGAAGAACCGCCTAAATGGCGCTGCAAGACAGGTCATGTCTGATTTAATGGAAGCGAGAATGAAGGCGGTTAAGGAAAACACAACTGTCACGGTGGCGCGGCTTAACGGTAGCGACCATGAGTATAAAATATCAACTGCCAGTGAAGAGAAAACCATAGACATTAAGTTAAACTATCATGACGTAGACATCACAAGCTTCAGCAGTATTAGTTTTTCTTCCAGGGGAACAGCGAGTCCTGGTGG is a window of Syntrophales bacterium DNA encoding:
- a CDS encoding GspH/FimT family pseudopilin, with protein sequence MRSQKGFTLVELMIVVAVMAIMSAFAFPAFQDWMVKNRLNGAARQVMSDLMEARMKAVKENTTVTVARLNGSDHEYKISTASEEKTIDIKLNYHDVDITSFSSISFSSRGTASPGGIALTNSSGSKSITISSAGRVKIN